GCTTCCTTCGAGCAGGATATCACGACAAGAAATGTATTTGTGTTCATTACGAAGCGACAATGAACAGTGAGATTTTCTGCCGATCTAACAGAGCAGTGAGCAAAACTGCGGCAGCAATGCACGAAAAAGGGACCTGAAGAGGCTTTACGCCTTTCGAGCATTCATGCAGATGGGTAGTGTCAATTACTGATGGGCAGCGGCCAGTGTGGCCACTGCAGATATGACATATGTATCAAGGTTTGACCACTTCCAGGCGAAAGGGGGTGAATCGTGCGCATGTAGGCGTTAGAATTAGGTGAGCAGATCAGCCGAGAGTGAGGGCGGAACTTACTTTTATTCGCCTCAGCACGCAGGCAACGTCAATGCCAGAGTGTGCTAAAGGAAGTCCTTCGACCTCGACAAGAATGCCTTCGCTAGCCTGCAGAGCAAGTGCGGTTTAGCGTCGAAAATATCACTGAGGAAGAGGACAAATGCTGCATGGTCAAGCGTATACGTAACATAGACGCTATAGATGCGGCTATATGCAAACTTTGTTGACTTTCCCTATGAGTTGACCCCAAATGTCGTCACGCGACACCTTGGCAAGGCTGAGTGAGCTGCTTAGCCTTACCACGGTACGGTACTCAGTAATCAAGAACAAGAAAGGAAGTAGCCGTTAAAATATGGCTCGAAGTCAGATTAAAGTCGGATATGCATATTCAAATGCACGTGAAAGACATAAAAATGTTCTTCATAAATAACCGCTGTTGAAGTGCAGAACAGGGCGGCAAGACGAAGATTCAGACGAAGTAGCCTACACAGGCGCTAACAGCGTAGTCCTTATTGCAACAGGGTAGCTTATACAGCGAACAGCTGAcctatatagatagatagataggctcaaagCGCTTCACGTAAGCAAAGAATGCTGATCGCAATAATATGAACGCGGATGCTAAAGATCGCAGAAAAATTGCAACTGACCAAATGTATACAAGCATTATATCTCCCTGGGAAGGGGAATGCGAAATAAGAATTCACCACTTATCTGATTTGAATGAAACTGATTTCATTTCTGACAGCAACCTGGATATGACCCATTGCAGCAGGCACATTTTGCATGGAACGCccctatgcgtttttttattaACGAAATGTTACCAACTACAGATctcgcagttctgcaaacaccGTATATCCAACCATCTGAAGCGGAAAACGTAATTTATCATTTTACTGAATCGACATTTGTGCTTTGTGGTAAGGATTCATAAGGGTGACACAGACAGACATAACAATGAATAAAACGTTTCTGACGGTGCATTGAATGACGGTGCATGTTTTCTTAGTCATTCAATGTTGGTGTGTCTCTGTGGCGCAGTTTAGAAGAAATATGTCAATTAATAATTACCTAAAATTGTCACAATCTTTGGGAAATATTTACAATATCATACGTAAAATCGGATGTAAATTTGGGTGATGCTTGTTGTCTCTTTTGTACGTGTTAGATGTCTCAATCGGTGTATGTTCTTACAAGATTTGCGAATTTGCAAGTTTTCTTGACCTTCGTGATCTACAACAATTTTTGTTCACAAAAGTACTGGCCTGAATAAACAAAGATGCTCCTGCTATCAGTATGTATTTGCGTGTCCTTCTTTAAATCCTCCAATTATAGTGAACATTAGTGCTGCGAATGCCGAAAAAACAGATTTCTGCGTTCCCATGGGCTTAGATAGGAAGTACAGACGGGAACATTCCTTTCAAATGGACGAAGTCTCCACTCCTTGACACGACAGGAGAGAGAGCTCGAGTTAAAGCAAGCCGAAGAACCACAGGTGCTATTCTGAACATAGAGAGGTTCAGGCGTATTGTCGAATTCGGCATCCAGTCAGTTCTCATACGCCCACAGGGTTACTACGGCCTCTCCGATTGGCTCAGAAAGCAAGCACCGTGGAATACAACAACACGGTGTAATTTTACAATTGCTTTGACTTGCAGCCGCTTGCGCAGGTAGTATTGCAAGGCGCCGCTCATGTTTGAGCTTACTGCACTCCTAGGAATCCTTTTCCTCCGAAAAAGTGACTTACAAGTAGGCAAGTCGCACTTTTCGACTTACTGCGAGAACTATTCTTCAGAATCGTCTTGCAGGCACTTTAGATATTACCGTGCTTATCACCATGAAGTTTTACTATTCTCAGATTATATGTCTAGCAGTGTATCTTCTAGAGCACTCTCCGTATGCATTACATATATGTCCAGTGATCTTATAAGCGTTTACGTTAGGCTGAAAACACTTCTCCCACTTCTAGCATTCCCAATAAAAAATAGCACCTCATGTACGAAATAAAAACACACGCATATGTGAAGTATTCAAACGTAATATTAATTCTCTGAATTTTATGTTGCAAATATGACGTACTGACTGCATAGAATTAAGGTGCTACAGGTGTCAACGTAGTTGCCGTCAAACAGAACAGAACAGCTTGTTCCCGTTACTGATGGAAGGGGAGAATAAAAAGAGCTACAGACACCTTTGCTTCCCTTCTACCCAATCTTGGATACAGCAGGCGAAGCACAAGAAAATTCCGAAAACAAAATAATAAGGCTAAAAGGGAAGTGCAGCTATGCATTCCCGTAGAATTAAAACGAAGCATTTTATCAGCAAATGAAACAACAAAGATATCTGAAGCATGTTAGGACTGTAAATTGAGTTCGTACGAATCCAACTTTTTACAACACCACTTGTAGACATGAACAAGCACCCCGCCCTGGAGGCTTAGCGACTgtgctgttgcgctgctaagcacgaggtcgcgggattgaatcctggccgcggcggcggcatttcgatggggacgaagcGCAAGGACGCCCGCGTCTCGTGCATCCGggtcacgttaaagatccccaggtgatagaaatttctggagtcccccactacggcatgcttcaaaatatcgcgctTTTGTAAAACCTCAATTTAACATGGACAAGCGAAACAATACTGGACACGTGCTCACCATCAATTGAATTTATTGCACGTAAACGGAAGTAGTATAACAGCGCAACGTCAGACCTAGAGATCCACGCCTGTGCACACATAACCTGCTATCGAAATCTGATGCCGAGAGTTTTTATCAGAGGACACAAGTGGAATTAAAAATGCGACACTAGTTGCCATATCAATCTTGAAAAAATGTCACTTCGCAATAGCATAAAGCAATGCAGGTTTTTTCCACTCATACCGAAATGTACCTTCCTCAGTTCCAGTGTGGGTAAATAAATTCAGACTTCAACTTTGCTGACACACGTGTTGCCATATACTTGATTATTATGTGTGCATCTGCAATTTTGCGCGTCATCTTTCCCTGTGGGCGATTCTCTAATCTTCCAAAACAGGAACACAGTCGCAATCGCGATAGTGCTTGGCGAGGTGTGTGTGTGCAGCCCCCTGCTGCGAGCATTTATTCTCCCTTAGCCTTGTATTTACAAACTTTCCCGTGTGTCCCACCTACCTGCCACCACAAGAAAATGATGCTTCATGCAGCACACCTTGAATGCACGGTCGCAACTTAACCTTACGCTTAGCACTGAATAGCGTCGGCTGTGAGTACTTCTTGCCTATCGCTCATTTTTTGACAGCTGCGCATGCTGCACTGGTGTAACATTTTGCGGAAAGTAGAACATCGGCACCGAACCTCTAGACACACTTCGTAGGGCCATGGTACATGCCGTGAATGCAAGGGATATCAACTACCGTTCTGCGTGAAGACCCTGTCCCGCTGACATCCTTATCCACCTTATACTTAAACTTTAGTAACCGAATTATCTTCATAGATTCCGAGGCCAACATTTCGTCTTGGTGGCTCGTGTCCTTAAGTCTGCCTGCCTACTCAAGGAAAGTTTCCCTCGTCGCATTAAAGCGTTACTTTTGAAGGACTGATTCCATACAGACCAGACAATAGTAATTTTAACCAGGTCTGAGTGCGTTAATCTTAAATCCAGTAAGGATTTACGTGTCAGAGGCTACACTTCCAGAAGACCTGGCTGTTCCATACTTGTAGTAGCAAATCAAGGAACTGAAGGCACCCTTCCATAACGTGTTCTAAATTGAAGGGAAGTTCTCCAACCAGTTCACTAGGTGAAGGGATAGTTCCTACGCTGGATTTCTTTCAAATCCAAACCCGATTCCCGACATGCTATTCGCGAAGCCAGCTAACGCATTGCAAGGGGCACGCACGAGCGAGACGCTTAGTGAAATATCCCCCTGGTGGTTCCCTCGACAAATTAATTATTTAGTTATCTTACATTCATGATCTGTATATCCTTATTCTGTTTATATTATCCGTTCAGCGCGACGGCAATGCGGTAATTAAAGGGGTCGAGTTTCGTCACTGCACTTTTACTACTGTGGTTTCCGTATGCTGTGCATTTGCGTTTATAGGATGTGTTCGAGCTAGTTGGTCATGCTTAGCGAGGCAATTGCTCTGGTGCTTCGAATTACTCCTTAACATCTCGCACAAATCATTCATGCATCAGCGTCGAGTGGGCCATGGAGCGACAAAGCCGGCGACGTCTGTAGTAGCGAAAAAGCGGCACCCAACTTCTCAGTGGCGGCGACGCCACGTCGCGGGCGCGCCTCGCGCGCTCCCGATTGCGGCTCGGGCCGCACGTGTGCTGCTGCGGAGTTTGAAGCATCTGCGTCGTCGGCGGCCGCAACCTCGGCAACAGCGGAACGTGGCCGCCGACTCCCGTACACTGCAGAAGCGAAAGAACGCAGCAGAAAGAGAGAATAGGCAAATAAGGCAGCCAAACCCACATCGTCATCAACTCTACCATTACATGTTGGGCGGAACGAGCATAACGCAAACATTACTCTCAGAGCAAAACTCGAGGCACTGcccagcggcgttcaattggacacgAATGCTCTTGCATTTACAACTCAAAAGAAGTACTTGGGTGTCCTCGAATTTTCCTTATACTCAAGCAGTAACAACCCTGGTTGATTATTGGCTATATCGCAATAATTATGTGAAGAATGCAGCTGATATGTCGCATAACATTTCCCTATAGTCTACATAGCGTCGAAGCATTGCACAGCATTACACAGCGCATCGCTTGCGCTCATGACTGAAATCTTTTATTGCGCATACCGGAAGCACAAAATATAGGGATAGTACTTGATGCAACATCACCTTCCACCCACGAGTTGTAATAGTAATGCATGATATTCAAAACAACTGCACTACGAAACGCGTGGAACGGAACGTAATTCTACATGGCTTAACCGcttgcgtatacagggtgccccagctaattttagccagcgCTAGAAAATATACCGATGCACTCTAAGAGGACgcaaccaaatgcatgttgctgactattttATGGAGTATATCACGCTATTTTTTTCTGCTTATTGCATAATTAGTCTAGATTAATTAGCAAACTTCGAAAGCAATGAAGTTAGGCAAAAAcatccaattagaaagttgtagaacGCTTTGCTAAACGTCCGATTATACAGCTTCTAACATCCTTCTTATTAGGCATTATTGTTTTCTCACTTGCGGCAGATCCCTGCGAAATACAAGAATATACCCCGTGTCACCTCCGCTTGTGCGCCTTGATTTCAGCGCTGATAACGCTCCATGTACAAgggaacatagcatttagcctgGTGTGCTGCGCCTGCTCATCGCTATAACggaccgccgcgagggaagcacatcggtgccataaatcgcacagccaacggcgGCATCACTGCCCTGTCGCGTTTTAAGCGTCAGCAGAGCCTGCTAGATGCTATATTCGTTTGTAAGGGGAATGTTAGGGAGCGCTGCAATCATGACGCGCAAGTGGGAATGTCACGTGGTATTGTAGGAGTTGAGggcggacttcgggatgaaaaacattgggagatttattttacattatttacagtgagacgtcaatgaacagtcgtacagtcattacgggccggcagcaactcggacgctgcggcccgcggcaagaagttcgagagaggtgaatcctgGAATGCTCTACGAATCCTGGAATGCTCTTctctcttttaagcccttcgatgtctggaagtcgcgtcatgttcggccaatgggagagtccgctcagatgacgccattttcggccaatggtaggcgcccatgcggtggtgtcacacccggcgtctccctgcggtcttgccttgctgattTACGATGCTGACTAACgcgccgtcacaaaggcggacggggggggggggggggggcgacgcttgggccccaattgtccgagggccccctactcccggcggtatggcctcgctggcttgcaaatgccctcttcaaaagcggccggtgcgacgctgccaggccgtCCCGGGACATCACAGCcatccggctgtcacggcgcattaccgccgtcaggCCGTCACGGCACAATACCGCCATCAGGCCGTCCCGGCGTAATACCGCCGTCTTggttcgggacccactttacttccaacagtgccgggctatcccctcgctttctggaagagtcaagcagtgaatagctaccggcggcgtacgaagtgggggccttcaacttgtttgcacgtgcgctcctctagaatgtgctttccgtgtttctgcgcttctcaattagctgtgctgcgattcgatgtggtctggggaactcgaagggggCTCAAAAAAAAAGGTCCCGTATGTAacagtatatatatttttttatttcgcgggcatctgtGGTAAGCTAAAGAAAACTAATACCTAATTGATCGAAAGTCAGAAACTGTATGATAGGACGTTttcaaagcgctctacaactttctaattgaaaTTTTTTGCCAAACTTTGCTGCTTCCAAAGTTGTTTAGTTAATGATGATTAATTATGCACATAAGCAGAATAAAACAAACTGTCGAATAAACCAGAATTAAGCAGAATAAGCAGAATAAAAGATACTACCGATTATTACAATATTCAGCAACATGTTCTTGGTCGGGTGGCTTTATATTGCATTGGCATATTTTGAAACTCTGGATGAATTTACCTGAGACACCCAGTATCGCTTCTACAGCATTGCCTGGTGCGTGTGAAATGAAGTACCGGCGGTAGCTTATAATAGtgttcagttcttgcaaaaatatCTGGGCAATCAACTAGTGAGCGTTGCGACTCATGGAGCCAGAACGACGTATTTTGTCACCGCTACTTCATGTCCTTCTCCTTCTAATGAGCGAGCTCTTAATTTATTTGGTAGTTTACGACTTGCTGTTTTCTTTTACTCCCCTGTTCTTAGACGTGTCCTTTGCTCCGTCGCGTTCCTGTCATTCGGCTAGACGGCGTTAGACTACCGCTTCTATCAAGATATTCCCTCGAGCGAATGTGAGTGCATAACGCAGGTGGACAGCCGCTGCGTGTCATTCATTTCCACCCCAGCAGAGAACGTATACTTTACGGGCCAGAATGTGGGTTGAGAATTTCAACGCAAATGACACAACTGAACACGTCGGGACGCGCGTGGAATGTCGTGCGGTATTGCCGGAAAATCTAAGGGCACGTTTTCCGCATCACCATAAGAATGGTACATAAGTGACAATAGGTGTCTGAAGTAACCACGCGACCTAGTCCTCAACAAGTGCTGTAAACGTATGAGAGTCGGTGGTGGCATTCGATAGAGTCGTGCCTGCATAGGGACCGATGTAACGTGATATGACGTGGCGCTTGTGACGTGTGCAGACGTTCGAGAACTGGATTAAAGTAATACCATCCGCGGTACCACCCTGCTGCTAAATTTATGGGGAAGGTTGGCACTCTCCATGTTTAACAAATGTGTAAGGGCATTAGAAAGGCTGTAAGAAAAGCATCCAAGGTAGTGTCTGCCGCCTATATCTGTTCACGTCTACCAAACAATGAGAGAAGCCCTTGTTCGTCCACCAGTGGCTTGCCACTGTAGGTATTTCGCCATGGGGTGAGGAAGTTTTCCAGCTCGGATAGAATTCGCTCTTTCACCACTTTCTCGTCGCGTGTGACTGTGGTGGTTAAGTTCGACCGCTCtcttaataaaaaaataatttagagggttttacgtgccaaagccatgatctgattataacacacgccgtagtgggggactgcggaaatttggaccacctggggttcttcaacttgcacctaaatctaagtatacgggtgttttcgcattttgtcccgatcaaaacgcggccgccgtggccgggattctatttCGCGACCTCgcgtttagcagcccaacaccatagccacgatGTAAGCAACCACGATGGGTATCGTTCTCTCTTGCACACCCCTATAATCGTAGAGCTAGCGCGATGTATAGAGCGCGTCTAGGCGCACCCTACCTAATATGCGACTTCTGCGTTCATCTGCCAGAGGGGAGCTCCCTTTCCACGGACGGCCCTATGGCCGAAGAGGTGCGCAAGCTAATGTCGGCCATCTGGAGCCTCTTCTGGCTCGGCGTGCTGCTCTACCTGGCCTACTGGGTGGCCTTCTTGTGCGCCTTCTGGTACGTCATCCTGCTGACGTTCGTGCCGTGCGTGCCGGCGCTCAAGCGGGTCACCGACGGCCTGCACAAGGGCGTGCGCATGCCCTACATCTGTTCCGACAACATGCTGAATGGCCGCAACCTCACGGACGGAGTCCACCTCCTGCTCAGCTAGCGCCGTCCGCTGTCAGACCACATGTGGGAGCTCCAGTGCTTCGCGAGAAAGGTGTGAGGTTCTCCCTCTGTGAAATATTAGCACTCTGTAATGTACGTTCGAATACAATTTTCTCAACACTAATGGTATTGATTAGACAAAAGATGACTCGGAGCATTCATTCGAGTAGCGAATATGTTACGATATCCTAAATGCAGACGAAGGTAACGTAAACTATGTAAGTTTCACTGAACCAAGCGAAATATTCATTAACACGAATTCCCATTTGTAGCTTAGCTGCACCGCTGTGAAACAAAATAATAGAGTCATAAGCTGGAAAGTGAAACTAATCACTTTTACGACATAGGTGACAGTGGCGCGTGAGGAAATAAGCCATGCGGGCTCACTGGACACAGCAGTTTCTTAAAAGCAATGGTATTATCGCCGGTAGTCCAAGGAGCAGAAGAACACGAAAATATCAGTTCAAGAACATGGAATATAAATTAGATGATGCAAGTGGGACGACATCCATGAAACGAATAACAGCGTTCACAATATGTATTTTGGTAAACCAATGCAACGAGCCCTCAAGCAACATCCGACAGAGCTAAGACGGTATCACTCAGCTGTGAGTCATCGTGCAAAAGAATGTTCTGGTTGCTCTATACGACCGCGTAGTAACCGACAGCTGTGATGCAAGGCGAATCGTCATTCATATCTCCCTATCCAGGCGCCTATGCTATATAACACTATAAAAGCCATGTTACTGCGTAAACGGCACAAAATCTCTGCTGAAAATGCACATAAAAACAGCAAGGCCAAGTAACTTTTAGATGTTCTGCTGACCTCCAAGAGAGCGCAGTTCAGTTCAGCTTATTACCTTAAAGTCCTCCGTAGGGGCATTACAGAAGGGGCATAAGAGGCATAAGGGATATAAGGGGCATTGGTtt
This Dermacentor albipictus isolate Rhodes 1998 colony chromosome 1, USDA_Dalb.pri_finalv2, whole genome shotgun sequence DNA region includes the following protein-coding sequences:
- the LOC135912365 gene encoding uncharacterized protein yields the protein MAEEVRKLMSAIWSLFWLGVLLYLAYWVAFLCAFWYVILLTFVPCVPALKRVTDGLHKGVRMPYICSDNMLNGRNLTDGVHLLLS